One window of the Candidatus Dependentiae bacterium genome contains the following:
- a CDS encoding cytochrome c biogenesis protein CcdA: MIKKHPLYMSVLISTLLLASTLNASWASHISALMQESNSIWLQLILSLLLGTLLSFTPCIYPMIPITIGILGGGSKSVIHNFGRALAYTFGIATTFALLGLMAAFTGQLFGSLMTQTPVILGMACLMIYLGLSMMGFYNMYIPRFIQVGGSNTPSGSLVGAFIFGAISGTVASPCVSPGLVLLLGIVTALGSKILGFALLFSFGVGLSIPLLIIGTFSSSLSVLPQAGMWMNDVKEFFGLLLLGMALYFLSPLLPQEIIMWLLGSALMLVGLYYIFSAYKNISTVGRTLKIIIGLCAFVGSLYVFMNTCQTCSDMECADQKSFWFLSYNDALAEAQKTNKNIFVDITAPYCSICKAIDKKLLQNDQVIEALLDLIPVQLDASDTENEIHMQLFKEFKVIGTPTFLIIDPYTGDELQRWGAELYEISPNKFVEMLEHYKR, translated from the coding sequence ATGATCAAAAAGCACCCCCTATACATGTCAGTTTTAATCAGTACATTATTATTGGCTTCTACCTTGAATGCCTCATGGGCATCGCACATCTCTGCATTAATGCAAGAATCCAATTCTATCTGGCTCCAACTGATATTATCCCTTCTACTGGGAACTCTATTAAGTTTTACACCGTGCATTTATCCCATGATTCCTATTACCATTGGCATATTGGGTGGCGGTAGTAAATCAGTAATACATAATTTTGGTCGTGCACTTGCATACACATTCGGTATTGCGACCACCTTCGCCTTATTAGGGCTTATGGCAGCATTCACCGGACAATTATTCGGTAGTCTCATGACGCAAACTCCCGTAATTCTTGGCATGGCATGCCTCATGATATATCTGGGATTATCTATGATGGGATTTTATAACATGTATATCCCACGCTTTATCCAAGTAGGTGGTTCTAATACACCAAGTGGATCTCTTGTAGGAGCGTTTATTTTTGGTGCTATAAGTGGCACCGTGGCATCTCCTTGCGTTTCTCCAGGGCTTGTATTATTACTTGGCATTGTCACTGCATTAGGTAGCAAAATTCTTGGGTTTGCATTGTTGTTCTCATTCGGAGTAGGCTTGAGCATTCCACTTTTAATTATCGGCACTTTTTCAAGCTCACTATCAGTACTACCACAAGCTGGCATGTGGATGAATGACGTCAAAGAATTTTTTGGTCTTTTATTACTTGGAATGGCATTATATTTTTTAAGTCCATTACTTCCACAAGAAATTATTATGTGGTTACTTGGATCGGCACTCATGCTCGTCGGCTTATATTATATATTCAGTGCATACAAGAACATTTCTACGGTAGGTCGTACACTTAAAATTATTATCGGCCTTTGTGCATTTGTGGGTTCCCTATATGTATTTATGAATACATGCCAAACATGTTCTGATATGGAATGTGCAGATCAAAAATCATTCTGGTTCTTATCATACAATGATGCCTTAGCAGAAGCACAAAAAACAAATAAAAATATTTTTGTAGATATTACGGCACCATATTGTTCAATTTGCAAAGCTATAGATAAAAAATTATTGCAAAATGACCAAGTCATAGAAGCATTGCTAGATCTCATTCCTGTACAGTTAGATGCATCTGATACTGAAAATGAAATCCATATGCAATTATTCAAAGAATTCAAAGTAATTGGCACACCAACCTTTTTAATCATTGATCCATACACGGGAGATGAATTACAACGCTGGGGTGCAGAATTATATGAAATAAGCCCAAACAAATTTGTTGAAATGCTAGAACACTATAAAAGATAA
- a CDS encoding MotA/TolQ/ExbB proton channel family protein: MIMGNALWQLVKQSDVVSWIVLFILLGLSIICWTIFFFKLLVIRIKKQHIKRAIKQLQQTKTHDDIRALAMQMQNTLPGYFMAKYINFAYVLREQAVSSSDAKEMLQQYSEQLLDNILVDEEAYISLLSTSAAVSPLLGLFGTVWGLIHAFVGISERQTADIVAVAPGIAQALTTTLAGLIVAIPAFVMFNYIQGQIRDFEQRVYTLADILSLRMQSLK; this comes from the coding sequence ATGATCATGGGTAATGCATTATGGCAGTTGGTTAAACAATCAGATGTGGTCAGCTGGATAGTTTTATTTATTTTACTTGGTTTATCAATCATATGTTGGACTATATTCTTTTTCAAATTGTTAGTGATACGGATTAAAAAGCAACATATAAAACGTGCAATTAAACAATTGCAACAAACAAAAACTCATGATGATATACGTGCGCTTGCCATGCAAATGCAAAACACACTCCCTGGATATTTTATGGCAAAATATATTAATTTTGCATATGTGTTACGTGAACAAGCAGTATCATCATCAGATGCGAAAGAAATGCTACAACAATATAGTGAACAATTGTTGGATAATATATTGGTTGATGAGGAAGCATATATCTCATTACTTTCTACGAGTGCAGCAGTTTCACCATTACTTGGATTATTTGGTACGGTATGGGGACTTATTCATGCGTTTGTTGGTATTAGTGAACGACAAACAGCGGATATTGTAGCAGTTGCACCTGGTATTGCACAAGCATTGACTACTACATTGGCAGGCTTAATTGTCGCAATCCCTGCATTTGTTATGTTCAATTATATACAAGGTCAGATACGTGACTTTGAACAACGCGTATATACATTAGCGGATATATTGTCGCTGCGTATGCAAAGTTTAAAATAG
- a CDS encoding HD domain-containing protein: protein MKFTKIDVSKQSILTQILKKYPLVQDIVHALDAVGGKVVLVGGAVRDLLLGLPVKDLDIEVHNLLPEQVEDILCTFGPVSLIGKSFGVFRVHKLDVDWSLPRTDTHGRKPHVAIDPFMGFVQAFRRRDLTINAMGIDLITYELIDPFHGQQDLRNKILRETDAELFVQDPLRFYRVMQFISRFNMVPAESLNVICMHMDIKNISVERIEAEFNKLMLKSQRPSLGIRWIQAIGRLHTVLPELHALVGVEQGADWHPEGDVFEHTMQTLDASVATVYTNQFDTLVLRYAALCHDLGKATHTQKIDGKIWSHGHDKAGDALTRNMLKRITRNKELIDAVCKLVSHHMAPLQFVENGAKKSAYKRLANKLAPQVTMGMLADLALADRRGRNPDSQEPLVNPQPEVEEFRARAQQAHVLTQIEQPILQGADLLDSVQAGPRMGQLLREAYEIQLEEGIKDKDELKRRILSKK, encoded by the coding sequence ATGAAGTTTACAAAAATAGATGTGAGCAAGCAAAGTATCCTCACACAAATACTAAAAAAATATCCGTTGGTTCAAGATATTGTGCATGCGCTTGATGCAGTTGGTGGTAAAGTCGTATTAGTTGGTGGCGCTGTCAGAGATTTATTATTAGGTTTGCCCGTCAAGGATTTGGATATTGAAGTACACAATTTATTACCAGAACAAGTTGAAGATATTTTGTGTACATTTGGTCCAGTGAGTTTGATTGGCAAATCGTTTGGTGTATTTCGTGTACATAAACTTGATGTAGATTGGTCGCTGCCTCGTACAGATACTCATGGAAGAAAGCCACATGTAGCGATAGATCCGTTTATGGGTTTTGTGCAAGCCTTCAGAAGACGTGATCTGACGATTAATGCAATGGGCATTGATTTGATTACCTATGAATTAATTGATCCGTTTCATGGTCAACAGGACTTACGAAACAAAATTTTGCGTGAAACTGATGCGGAGTTATTTGTACAAGATCCGCTCAGATTTTATCGAGTGATGCAGTTTATTAGTCGTTTTAATATGGTTCCAGCTGAATCGCTCAATGTTATTTGTATGCATATGGATATCAAGAATATTTCTGTTGAACGTATCGAGGCTGAGTTTAATAAATTAATGCTCAAATCACAGCGTCCATCGCTCGGTATTCGTTGGATACAAGCTATTGGTAGATTGCATACCGTGTTGCCAGAGTTACATGCATTGGTTGGTGTAGAGCAAGGAGCTGACTGGCATCCAGAAGGCGATGTGTTCGAGCATACGATGCAAACGCTTGATGCATCAGTAGCGACAGTATATACCAATCAATTTGATACATTGGTATTACGGTATGCAGCATTGTGCCATGATTTAGGGAAAGCAACACATACACAAAAAATTGATGGTAAAATTTGGAGCCATGGACATGATAAAGCGGGTGATGCGTTAACAAGAAACATGCTCAAGCGAATTACACGTAATAAGGAACTTATAGATGCAGTATGTAAGTTAGTGAGTCATCATATGGCTCCTTTACAATTTGTGGAAAACGGTGCAAAAAAATCTGCATACAAACGATTAGCAAACAAATTAGCACCACAAGTTACCATGGGGATGCTTGCAGATCTTGCCTTAGCAGATAGGCGTGGACGTAACCCAGATAGTCAAGAACCTTTGGTGAATCCACAACCCGAGGTTGAAGAGTTTCGTGCTCGTGCACAACAAGCACACGTGCTCACCCAAATAGAGCAACCTATTTTGCAAGGTGCAGATTTATTAGATAGCGTGCAGGCCGGCCCGCGTATGGGACAATTATTACGTGAAGCATATGAGATACAGTTGGAAGAGGGCATTAAAGACAAAGACGAGCTCAAGCGACGTATATTGAGTAAAAAATAG
- the ftsH gene encoding ATP-dependent zinc metalloprotease FtsH, giving the protein MKKKQTKSWGNTPKNILIAALIFVGSLYVLHQLTEQNRTIQTMSYSQFLDKVEQAEVRGVRISGQDVYGVLKDGTHFETVIGTSQKDWDLLREHNVEMVVSPSTHTLNLWYFLPLLPLLLLLGWGIFFFMRQSRGGSNGGGAGNIFSMGKSRAKLFMPSTIKETFNSVAGVTEAKEELKDVVDFLKNPQKYKRMGAKIPRGVLLVGEPGNGKTLLARAVAGEATCPFFSISGSDFIEVFVGVGAARVRDLFAQARKHAPCIVFIDEIDAVGRHRGSGLGGGHDEREQTLNQLLTEMDGFQTNEAPVIVLAATNRVDVLDKALLRPGRFDRHVDVPYPDVTSREQILRVHAQHVKVDSENVDLKKIAQGTPGFSGADLANLINEAAIIASKREQGYVTIEDFEEARDKIMLGKELKTIVLTENDKKVTAYHEAGHALVRLLMPEHTDPLHKVTIIPRGRALGVTHYLPEREKHTSTKDEMLASIASALGGRAAEELVFDSATTGAYSDFQVASKIARAMVCNYGMSAQVGPIIYGQSNQDFVYSQKTAEQLDAEVKNIIDMCYTKACDLLRSNRDKLDALSQALLEKETMYAGEIYVLLGIEPRTEHKLS; this is encoded by the coding sequence ATGAAAAAAAAACAAACAAAATCTTGGGGCAATACCCCTAAAAATATCCTTATTGCAGCATTGATATTCGTAGGTAGCTTATATGTTTTACATCAACTGACCGAGCAAAACCGTACTATTCAAACTATGAGTTATTCGCAATTCTTAGATAAAGTCGAGCAAGCAGAGGTACGTGGTGTACGTATTTCTGGACAAGATGTCTATGGCGTTTTGAAGGATGGAACTCATTTTGAAACGGTAATAGGTACTAGTCAAAAGGATTGGGATCTTCTACGTGAACATAATGTAGAAATGGTTGTTTCTCCCTCAACACATACTCTTAATCTTTGGTATTTCTTACCACTTCTGCCCCTATTATTGCTTTTGGGTTGGGGAATATTCTTTTTTATGCGTCAATCACGCGGTGGTTCTAATGGTGGTGGTGCTGGCAATATTTTCAGCATGGGCAAAAGCCGTGCTAAGTTATTTATGCCTTCAACTATTAAAGAAACATTCAATTCCGTTGCAGGTGTAACTGAAGCAAAAGAAGAACTCAAAGATGTAGTTGATTTTCTTAAAAATCCACAAAAATATAAACGCATGGGAGCTAAAATTCCACGTGGCGTGTTGTTAGTTGGTGAGCCGGGAAATGGTAAAACATTGCTTGCTCGTGCAGTAGCAGGAGAAGCTACCTGTCCATTCTTTAGTATTAGTGGTTCAGATTTTATAGAAGTTTTTGTTGGTGTAGGTGCAGCACGTGTTCGTGACTTGTTTGCACAAGCGCGTAAACATGCGCCATGTATCGTATTTATTGATGAGATTGATGCAGTAGGGCGTCACCGTGGTAGTGGTCTTGGTGGGGGGCATGATGAGCGCGAACAAACGCTCAACCAATTATTGACAGAAATGGATGGGTTTCAAACAAATGAAGCACCGGTTATTGTGCTTGCAGCTACCAATAGGGTGGACGTTCTTGATAAAGCATTGTTGCGACCAGGTCGTTTTGATCGCCATGTTGATGTACCATATCCGGATGTTACTAGTCGTGAACAGATTTTACGTGTGCATGCACAGCACGTAAAAGTTGATTCTGAAAATGTTGATTTAAAGAAAATAGCACAAGGGACTCCAGGTTTTTCTGGTGCGGATCTTGCAAATTTAATTAACGAAGCGGCAATTATTGCTTCAAAACGTGAACAAGGCTATGTCACTATAGAGGACTTTGAAGAAGCACGTGATAAAATTATGCTTGGCAAAGAACTTAAAACTATTGTATTAACTGAAAATGACAAAAAAGTTACTGCATATCATGAGGCAGGACATGCATTAGTTCGTTTATTAATGCCAGAGCATACTGATCCATTACATAAAGTTACTATTATTCCTCGTGGTCGTGCGTTAGGTGTTACTCATTATTTGCCTGAACGTGAAAAACATACGTCTACTAAAGATGAAATGCTTGCATCGATTGCGTCTGCATTGGGTGGTCGTGCTGCAGAAGAACTGGTGTTTGATTCTGCAACTACGGGAGCATACAGTGACTTTCAAGTAGCAAGTAAAATTGCACGCGCTATGGTGTGTAACTATGGTATGTCTGCACAAGTAGGGCCTATTATATATGGCCAAAGCAACCAAGACTTTGTGTATTCACAAAAAACAGCAGAACAATTGGATGCAGAAGTAAAAAATATCATAGATATGTGTTATACAAAAGCATGTGATTTATTGCGTTCAAATCGTGATAAACTTGATGCATTGTCACAAGCATTGTTAGAAAAAGAAACGATGTATGCAGGTGAAATTTATGTGTTGCTTGGTATTGAGCCGCGTACTGAACATAAACTTTCTTAA
- the dnaX gene encoding DNA polymerase III subunit gamma/tau has protein sequence MNTVKLNLARKWRSKNFNEIVGQELSVRMLKNSLYKGQYFPVYLFSGQRGCGKTTTARVFAMALNCEQLELFQQKPQKAQLPCLTCISCTAMLAGKHPDFIEMDAASHTGVDNVRQIVDAASLMPLMGTKKIYLIDEAHMLSKAAFNALLKVLEEPPSSVLFILATTDPHKIIDTVRSRCFQLFFKSIEVNTLVHHLQNICVQENIQFDEDGLHYIVKETDGSARDALNMLEQVRFSSSIVNKEAVLNVLGYLDDARILGLFDAVVTKTPATLLQTIKEIKLSTYAPEYVWGRLLDLARALLWAKHGVASEQFSDYASELSHIATHVSLAHINHILDTFYENESAFLRTTAKYSLLEMILLQLCHTHSIKKDPEGSSSPVQQASVPMVEDESQDLLDDEEDEGDFDEEDEEEEIEEEEFQKQWQTFIVQIQTINDPLVTSIFTQGSVKNYNPATGALDVEFSKDLSFFSDWLKSTEKLWFPILCTVFNKQVKFNPLFSGAKKEIVIKHVAAPIEQKTPNTATTLHASKAVQVQKTSVSKVYNQTRPQHSVMHQRNNGRSMSMHKQPDSYPIDVSDTSVWQKTNLILQYFPGTVREIRT, from the coding sequence ATGAATACGGTAAAGTTGAACCTCGCACGCAAGTGGCGGTCAAAAAATTTTAATGAAATTGTTGGGCAAGAACTTTCTGTTCGTATGCTCAAAAACAGTCTCTATAAGGGCCAATACTTTCCTGTATATTTATTCTCTGGTCAGCGTGGGTGTGGTAAAACAACGACGGCTCGCGTATTTGCAATGGCGCTCAATTGTGAGCAACTGGAATTATTCCAACAAAAACCTCAAAAAGCTCAGTTACCATGTTTGACGTGCATATCATGCACCGCTATGCTTGCGGGTAAACATCCAGATTTTATAGAAATGGATGCTGCTTCACATACCGGTGTAGATAATGTTCGACAAATTGTTGATGCAGCGTCATTAATGCCGCTAATGGGTACTAAGAAAATTTATTTGATCGATGAAGCGCATATGTTGAGTAAAGCAGCATTTAATGCGTTACTTAAAGTACTTGAAGAGCCGCCATCATCAGTGCTTTTTATCTTAGCAACAACAGATCCGCATAAAATTATTGATACGGTTAGATCCCGTTGCTTTCAATTATTTTTCAAGTCAATTGAAGTGAATACATTAGTGCATCATTTGCAAAATATATGCGTGCAAGAAAATATTCAATTTGATGAAGATGGTCTGCATTATATTGTAAAAGAAACAGATGGTTCTGCACGTGATGCTTTGAATATGCTCGAACAAGTGCGTTTTTCAAGTAGTATTGTAAATAAAGAGGCAGTACTCAATGTATTAGGATATCTTGATGATGCGCGTATTTTGGGTTTGTTTGATGCGGTGGTGACTAAAACCCCTGCAACGTTATTACAGACCATAAAAGAAATCAAACTATCTACGTATGCACCGGAATATGTATGGGGGCGACTATTGGATCTTGCTCGAGCATTACTTTGGGCAAAACATGGTGTAGCATCAGAGCAGTTTAGTGATTATGCATCAGAGCTTTCACATATAGCAACGCATGTTTCTCTTGCGCATATTAACCACATATTAGATACATTCTATGAAAATGAATCTGCATTTTTGAGAACGACTGCTAAGTATTCATTACTCGAAATGATCCTATTGCAACTATGCCATACGCATAGCATCAAAAAAGATCCTGAAGGTTCATCATCTCCTGTACAACAGGCATCAGTTCCTATGGTAGAAGACGAGTCTCAAGATTTGCTAGATGATGAAGAAGATGAAGGAGATTTTGATGAAGAAGATGAGGAAGAGGAAATAGAAGAAGAAGAATTTCAAAAACAATGGCAGACTTTTATAGTGCAGATACAAACAATTAATGATCCATTGGTTACTTCAATCTTCACACAAGGTTCAGTAAAAAATTATAATCCGGCTACCGGTGCATTAGATGTTGAATTTTCTAAAGATTTATCATTCTTTTCTGATTGGTTAAAAAGTACTGAAAAACTTTGGTTTCCAATATTGTGTACGGTATTTAATAAACAAGTAAAGTTCAATCCGTTATTTAGTGGTGCGAAGAAAGAAATTGTCATTAAGCATGTTGCTGCGCCAATTGAACAAAAAACACCAAATACTGCAACAACATTGCATGCATCCAAAGCAGTTCAAGTACAAAAAACATCTGTTAGCAAAGTATACAATCAAACAAGACCGCAACATAGTGTGATGCACCAACGGAACAACGGACGTTCTATGTCTATGCATAAACAGCCAGATTCATATCCTATTGACGTGTCTGATACATCAGTGTGGCAAAAAACAAATCTTATATTACAGTATTTTCCTGGAACCGTACGGGAAATAAGGACATAA
- the der gene encoding ribosome biogenesis GTPase Der, with amino-acid sequence MSTLPRVLIVGRMNVGKSTLFNRLSTDVKSLAFDYEGVTRDFLKDTVCWQDKCFELIDTGGISVRSSQDPLIEETRKKALSLFEDADIVLFMCDGKVGVLPEDLALSKMLHKMKKEVILVINKTDAHVAQEQLYEFDQLGFKKIFPISAQHGIGIADLLEELVTILPEKKEQKEEELTCKVVLLGKPNVGKSSLLNLLLKQERAIVADIPGTTREAIAEKVRFFKEDILVTDTPGLRRQRAITEPLEGLMARSSLRALDDADIVLLLIDSSEGKLSDQELKLAFYAFEEKHKGLILLFNKQDLTEEFDVEQLAMDLDEYKYFIKKVAQLNISCKTGQNIGKVLPLVQKVWQRYSQELPIDDLTLFFKDALHKKPLYRNESLLHVHKVKQIKSAPITLLLYVNTPEWFGPSQLAYFENLLRRACDLQGVPIKFVVRR; translated from the coding sequence ATGAGCACATTACCGCGTGTATTAATTGTGGGTAGAATGAATGTTGGCAAATCTACCTTATTTAATCGTTTATCTACTGATGTAAAAAGCTTGGCTTTTGATTATGAAGGCGTAACACGTGATTTTTTAAAAGACACGGTATGTTGGCAAGATAAGTGCTTTGAGCTGATTGATACAGGTGGTATTAGTGTACGCTCATCGCAAGACCCTTTGATTGAAGAAACGCGTAAAAAAGCGCTCTCTTTATTTGAAGATGCTGATATTGTGTTGTTTATGTGTGATGGTAAGGTAGGTGTTTTGCCAGAAGATCTTGCACTATCTAAAATGTTGCACAAAATGAAAAAAGAGGTAATTCTTGTTATCAACAAAACAGATGCACATGTTGCACAAGAACAATTGTATGAGTTTGATCAATTAGGGTTCAAAAAGATTTTTCCTATCTCAGCACAGCATGGTATTGGTATTGCTGATTTATTAGAAGAACTTGTTACTATATTGCCTGAAAAAAAAGAACAAAAAGAAGAAGAGCTTACATGCAAGGTAGTATTGCTTGGTAAGCCAAACGTTGGTAAATCTTCATTATTGAACTTATTACTCAAACAAGAGCGTGCTATTGTTGCTGATATTCCAGGTACTACGCGGGAAGCTATAGCAGAAAAAGTTCGTTTTTTCAAAGAAGATATTTTGGTTACTGATACACCGGGATTGCGCAGGCAGCGTGCGATTACTGAACCGCTTGAAGGGCTTATGGCAAGAAGTTCTTTGCGTGCACTTGATGATGCTGACATTGTTTTATTACTTATTGATTCATCTGAAGGTAAGCTATCAGATCAAGAATTAAAATTGGCATTTTATGCATTTGAAGAAAAACACAAAGGGTTAATCTTGTTGTTTAACAAACAAGATTTGACTGAAGAGTTTGATGTAGAGCAACTTGCTATGGATTTAGATGAATATAAATATTTTATAAAAAAAGTTGCTCAGTTAAACATATCATGCAAAACAGGGCAGAATATTGGTAAGGTGTTGCCACTTGTGCAAAAAGTTTGGCAGCGTTATTCACAAGAATTGCCAATTGATGATCTTACTTTATTCTTTAAAGATGCATTGCATAAAAAGCCGCTCTACCGTAATGAGAGCTTGCTACATGTACATAAAGTTAAACAAATTAAATCAGCCCCAATTACACTCTTGCTATATGTTAATACGCCTGAATGGTTTGGGCCAAGTCAGCTTGCATATTTTGAAAATCTTTTGCGCCGTGCATGTGACTTACAGGGTGTGCCAATCAAATTTGTTGTGCGCAGGTAA
- a CDS encoding DUF4097 family beta strand repeat-containing protein, which produces MQRTHTHLFLFSVFILNMITFHTAQGKFSFKKVSSWFATQQNEEILEKAYDIEEGKKLRVENIDGNITIKTDPNQVTIALRAIKRTAQAEQLEAITIVSEYNNNNLVLKTEYTAEIVGAQVDYELSVPAQTKLHLITQKGKITIDEAYSPIVATTTQGDITVANTHDAVKLETKETGAVHIAHAAGNVYATTTNGAIIIDKAYKNVVAQAEKGNILLNCMEVPAKSTIRLNTNAGTIQLALPTETNARLKGKTERGTLVSDHYITLNEQTTQLNRKAWTRFKKEVNGMLGSGEAQIEVHTANGNVKIKETKTA; this is translated from the coding sequence ATGCAACGCACACACACTCATTTGTTCTTGTTTAGCGTATTCATATTGAATATGATAACATTTCATACCGCACAGGGTAAATTTTCTTTTAAAAAAGTCTCTTCTTGGTTTGCAACTCAACAAAATGAAGAAATTTTAGAAAAAGCATATGATATAGAAGAAGGGAAAAAACTTCGCGTAGAAAATATTGATGGTAATATCACTATAAAAACTGATCCTAATCAAGTAACCATAGCACTACGAGCTATCAAACGTACCGCCCAAGCAGAACAACTAGAAGCTATAACCATAGTGAGTGAATACAATAACAATAACTTAGTGCTCAAAACAGAATATACTGCAGAAATAGTTGGCGCACAGGTAGACTATGAGCTTTCAGTTCCTGCACAAACCAAATTACATTTAATAACTCAAAAAGGTAAAATCACTATAGATGAAGCATACAGTCCAATTGTTGCAACTACCACACAAGGTGACATTACGGTTGCCAATACGCATGATGCAGTAAAATTAGAAACTAAAGAAACTGGCGCTGTACATATTGCACACGCAGCAGGTAACGTGTACGCAACCACTACTAATGGTGCAATTATTATCGATAAAGCATACAAAAATGTTGTTGCACAAGCAGAAAAAGGTAATATCCTACTCAACTGCATGGAAGTTCCCGCAAAAAGTACTATTCGTTTAAATACTAATGCAGGCACTATTCAATTGGCATTACCAACAGAAACCAATGCACGCTTGAAAGGCAAAACTGAACGTGGAACGCTCGTATCTGATCATTATATAACACTCAATGAACAAACTACCCAATTGAACCGCAAAGCTTGGACACGTTTTAAAAAAGAAGTTAATGGCATGCTCGGATCAGGTGAAGCACAAATTGAAGTGCATACAGCTAATGGTAATGTAAAAATTAAAGAAACTAAAACTGCCTAA
- a CDS encoding biopolymer transporter ExbD translates to MKRSLRRQRRQRKALQDISLTPLIDTALTLLIIFMVAAPMMQNAIRITLPKGQAKEARGGNQEIVVYVDQTGKLFFNGTPIADKDLIVTLKKELNIQQDRTVFVKADTQAAYGKVFELVDQIKVVGGVKHVALVSQKHT, encoded by the coding sequence ATGAAACGATCACTGCGTCGTCAACGACGGCAGAGAAAGGCTCTGCAAGATATTTCGCTTACACCACTCATTGATACAGCACTTACATTGCTTATTATTTTTATGGTTGCCGCACCTATGATGCAAAATGCCATCCGCATTACATTGCCAAAAGGGCAAGCAAAAGAGGCGCGTGGTGGTAATCAAGAAATTGTGGTGTATGTGGATCAAACAGGAAAATTATTTTTCAATGGTACGCCGATAGCTGACAAAGATTTGATTGTGACACTTAAAAAAGAACTCAATATACAACAAGATCGTACCGTATTTGTAAAAGCAGATACGCAAGCAGCATATGGAAAAGTTTTTGAGTTAGTTGATCAAATTAAAGTTGTTGGCGGAGTAAAACATGTTGCATTGGTTTCACAGAAGCATACATAA
- a CDS encoding HPF/RaiA family ribosome-associated protein, producing the protein MHKRITFRNMDHSDVMEEYANEQLAKVINFLEHERTPIYIDLVLEPSKIHAHHRVELRVKSPQYDLISNYEGTDLYAVLDRVIDVMYEELHEQKRREVDERKTRGRHEEFKKQR; encoded by the coding sequence ATGCACAAACGTATTACATTCAGAAATATGGATCATTCAGATGTTATGGAAGAATATGCGAATGAGCAGTTGGCAAAGGTGATCAATTTTCTTGAGCATGAACGTACCCCCATATATATTGATTTGGTACTTGAACCATCAAAAATACATGCGCATCATCGTGTAGAGTTGCGTGTCAAAAGCCCACAATATGACCTTATTTCTAATTATGAAGGTACAGATCTATATGCAGTGTTAGATCGGGTAATTGATGTAATGTATGAAGAATTACACGAACAAAAAAGAAGAGAAGTTGACGAGCGAAAAACGCGTGGTCGTCACGAAGAATTCAAGAAACAACGTTAA